The following coding sequences are from one Clostridioides difficile ATCC 9689 = DSM 1296 window:
- a CDS encoding PTS system mannose/fructose/sorbose family transporter subunit IID has product MNKLTKKELRSMFWRSFALQGAFNYERMQNLGYCYSMLPAIKKLYNKKENQAKAIERHLEIFNTTTVVVPAILGITAAMEEENANNPEFDESSISAVKTALMGPLAGIGDSLFWGTFRIIAAGVGVSLAKEGNIFGPLLFLLLYNIPAFALRIFGLKYGYQVGVNSLERIQREGLMEKIMSMATTVGLFVVGGMVATMLSITTPLKFNLNGAEVILQDILDKIIPNMLPLTFAFVIYYMLKRKVSVTKLTIGTIVTGIALHAIGLL; this is encoded by the coding sequence TTGAATAAATTAACAAAAAAAGAATTAAGAAGTATGTTTTGGCGTTCATTTGCTCTTCAAGGTGCATTTAATTACGAAAGAATGCAAAACTTAGGTTACTGTTATTCAATGTTACCTGCAATAAAGAAGCTATACAATAAGAAAGAAAATCAAGCAAAAGCAATAGAAAGGCATTTGGAGATTTTTAATACAACGACAGTAGTAGTTCCTGCTATATTAGGTATAACAGCAGCTATGGAAGAAGAGAATGCTAATAATCCAGAATTTGATGAAAGTTCAATTAGTGCTGTTAAAACAGCTCTTATGGGACCTCTTGCAGGAATTGGTGATTCATTATTCTGGGGAACATTTAGGATTATAGCAGCAGGAGTAGGAGTATCACTTGCAAAAGAAGGTAATATCTTTGGACCACTATTATTCTTACTATTATACAATATACCAGCATTTGCCCTTAGAATATTTGGACTTAAGTATGGTTATCAAGTAGGGGTAAATTCTCTTGAAAGAATACAAAGAGAGGGACTTATGGAGAAAATAATGTCTATGGCTACAACTGTTGGTTTATTCGTTGTAGGAGGAATGGTTGCAACTATGTTGAGTATAACTACTCCTCTGAAATTCAACTTAAATGGTGCAGAAGTAATTTTACAAGATATACTAGATAAAATAATACCTAATATGTTACCTTTAACCTTTGCATTTGTAATATACTACATGTTAAAGAGAAAGGTAAGTGTAACAAAATTAACTATAGGCACTATAGTAACAGGAATCGCTTTACATGCTATAGGTTTGTTATAG
- a CDS encoding PTS system mannose/fructose/N-acetylgalactosamine-transporter subunit IIB has protein sequence MVSLMRIDDRLIHGQVAYGWATSLGINVILVANDEAKNDQMKAMSLNLAKPSNVTLYIRGVEESGEIVEKFASSKKSNVLVLVKNTKDALVVAKNSGGVLKEINVGGLRYEEGKKKLTDLVAVDDDDINNFKQIGDLGIDIEFRMLPRDKKKQLSDLIK, from the coding sequence ATGGTATCTTTGATGAGAATTGATGACAGATTGATACATGGTCAGGTTGCATATGGATGGGCAACATCACTAGGTATAAATGTAATACTAGTTGCAAATGATGAAGCAAAAAATGACCAAATGAAAGCTATGTCACTGAACTTAGCGAAACCTAGCAATGTAACTTTATATATAAGGGGGGTAGAGGAATCTGGAGAAATAGTAGAAAAATTTGCTTCTTCAAAGAAAAGCAATGTATTAGTGTTAGTAAAAAATACCAAAGATGCTTTAGTTGTAGCTAAAAATTCAGGAGGAGTATTAAAAGAAATAAATGTAGGAGGATTAAGATATGAGGAAGGGAAGAAGAAACTTACAGATTTAGTTGCTGTTGATGATGATGATATAAATAACTTTAAACAAATAGGTGATTTAGGGATTGATATAGAATTTAGAATGTTACCTAGAGACAAAAAGAAACAACTATCAGATTTAATAAAATAA
- a CDS encoding PTS mannose/fructose/sorbose/N-acetylgalactosamine transporter subunit IIC, protein MLVQATMLAIIAGVGILDGRIFGQSMLDRPIVTGMLVGLVLGDIKSGIMIGAQLELIWMGIAGIGAATPPDVVTGGVLGTAFAILSGNGAEVALAVAVPVAVLAQSLGVLVRIINSYFSQKAVFYAKQADFKKVTIMMWLPVILFFLSTSVPTFLAIMIGADKVTALINAIPKVILDGLGVAGTLLPAVGFALLMDMLLSKKMSVFFFIGFLLASYGGLDITAIALFGVCVAFVLNFYINNKENNQNPQLAINTLTEGEIDFE, encoded by the coding sequence ATGTTAGTACAAGCTACTATGTTAGCTATTATAGCAGGAGTTGGTATACTAGATGGGCGTATATTTGGTCAATCTATGCTTGATAGGCCAATAGTTACAGGTATGTTAGTAGGATTAGTTTTAGGAGACATAAAATCAGGAATTATGATTGGTGCACAGCTTGAATTAATTTGGATGGGAATTGCAGGAATAGGTGCAGCTACTCCTCCAGATGTAGTAACAGGAGGCGTATTAGGTACAGCTTTTGCTATATTATCAGGTAATGGTGCAGAAGTTGCTTTAGCAGTAGCAGTACCAGTAGCAGTCTTAGCACAATCTCTTGGAGTATTAGTTAGAATAATAAATTCGTACTTTTCTCAAAAGGCAGTTTTCTATGCTAAACAAGCTGATTTTAAGAAAGTTACCATAATGATGTGGTTGCCAGTAATATTATTCTTTTTAAGTACATCAGTTCCAACCTTTTTAGCAATTATGATTGGTGCTGATAAAGTTACAGCATTGATAAATGCAATACCTAAAGTTATATTAGACGGACTGGGTGTTGCAGGAACATTGTTGCCAGCAGTAGGTTTTGCATTGCTTATGGATATGTTACTTTCAAAAAAGATGTCTGTATTTTTCTTTATAGGGTTTTTGTTAGCATCTTATGGTGGATTAGATATAACTGCTATAGCTTTATTTGGAGTATGTGTAGCATTTGTACTAAACTTTTATATCAATAACAAAGAAAATAATCAAAATCCTCAATTAGCAATCAATACTTTAACGGAAGGAGAGATTGACTTTGAATAA
- a CDS encoding PTS sugar transporter subunit IIA, producing the protein MKKFLIATHGELSRELVDTSKLIIGSLTNIEYFCMTTDKSADDAEKEIRSILSNNKDSEEFVVLTDVFGGSVANICTNLLLQGFKFELLTGVNLPMLLSILLLVEEDTKLIVKSGLEEAKNGIVYVNELLENQNKIKNVM; encoded by the coding sequence ATGAAAAAATTTCTAATTGCAACACATGGAGAATTGTCCAGAGAGCTTGTTGACACAAGTAAATTAATAATTGGTTCATTAACTAATATTGAGTATTTTTGTATGACAACGGATAAATCAGCAGATGATGCTGAGAAAGAAATTAGAAGTATATTATCAAATAATAAAGATAGTGAAGAATTTGTTGTCTTAACAGATGTTTTTGGTGGAAGTGTGGCAAACATATGTACAAACTTACTTTTACAAGGGTTCAAATTTGAATTATTGACAGGAGTAAATTTACCAATGCTTTTATCTATACTTTTATTAGTTGAGGAGGATACAAAACTAATAGTTAAATCAGGATTAGAGGAAGCAAAAAATGGAATTGTTTATGTAAATGAGTTATTAGAAAATCAAAACAAAATCAAAAATGTAATGTAA